GCcacaataaaacaaaaaaaacacattgGGCATGatggaaataaataaattcaataTACATATATGGGAAGAGTTTTTTCTCAGGAAGCGTGGCCTTTGCATCTACACAGAGGCCAATGGAGGCACATACAATGTCATCAATAGAGgcgggatttccacctttcgtaggggcagggtggtcattttgcctcatCCTGTGTTTGAGCACAAGAGCAATGCTCCTGAACAgagtcttttttttatttataaatatacGTATATATGTGAGAATGAGTAAAAACCATGCCTAGATGAAATATCCATGAAGAGGGATCAGTTTTGTTGCCAGTACCAAGCATGACACCATTACAATGTTACTACACTTAAGAGACCAGGAACCGCAGTTAGTTATTACAATGTCATCCACCCATAACACAAATCAATTGGTTGATCAATTTATTATATAATAAGTATTTTTTATAATGAATCTATTAATCTCATGATGATCTTTTATCTTATATGCGCTACTTTTCTGTACCACATCACATGATGATAGCTCCTAGCAACTAGAACCTTGTTTTTCTATAAATCAAAAAGTTTTGCATATAGGACAAAAGATATCATGATGGTGGGTAAAATATTCCATATTTACTAATAGTAACCAACAAATTATATTTATATGTGGGTAAAATCATCATGGTGCTAGACTCAGTGTAACCAATCGTGGTACCACATCACATGATAACAACTCTTAATTATCATGTTATTTACTCCTCTCGTGGATCATAAGAATCATCACATCAAATCAAATATAGGACCCACAAATCTTAAGAGTGGTGAGTTTTATCAAGGAAGTTGATAACTTTTATCAATTCACGTAAAGATTCCAACGACTCCTTTTTCACGTGATGAGACGTAATCACATGGAAGGGGGCAATTCCTTCTTCACCGTGGGTTATGATGGCGGTGGGATGGGTGTAATGATGAGAAGATGGAATATTTTGAACTTATTCAATAGGAGAAAgtaataaagagaaaaaagtaAACAAACCACGAATCTATCTATAGCTATATTACTCCTCTTATAAGATGAGTGTCCGGAATACCCCTCCCCTCATTATTGTACCCATCCCACCGCCATCATGACCCACAGTGAAAATTGCCTTATGTGAGAAGTATCATTTCAATATCGACAAGCATGTTAAGAAAGATTATCCACAGGATATTGCCAGTATCATAGACACATTTGCCTAGGTTGAGAGCTCAAACATAAGCACCGCCCAACGATGCATAACTCACTAGGATAAATTTGGACAGACAATACACATGGATAATCTTTCTTCAAACTTCTCATCATGTTATTAGAGATAATTGGGCCTTTACTTGAGTTTGACAAATTTAACGAACTATTTGTAATTGTGTGCTCGTTAGATTTGTGAATCACTTATGTGAATTGATGTGATGGAATTAGGGTAGGAGATTGCCATCTCATGTCTAGTCGAAGGGGGCACGGGAGGGGGCATCACACGGTTCGTCAGATAGGAGACAGAGgatgatgaggagagagagtgtcaggaaggagagagaatgtgagaGGGATGACCACGAAATATTGAAGTGACCATCATTTTCCCAAAAAGTAAATAAGGGAAAGGCGTTCTTCGccctctcacactctctctcctcctgacACTCTCTCCCTTCCCCAATGCTCTACACCTATATACGAACTGTGTTTCACCCTCTCCCGCGCTCCCATGGACTTGACATGGAGTTACCTCTTCCATAGACCACAATCCCctcccataaataaatattaaaaaaaaaagatgtgggGGGTTGCATGACCGCATAATGCAGGGATGGGTTATGAAGTGTCAAATAAGAGGGCCGTTTTGTCATTCCAATCCCTTTTTGTGAGAGGGGGACATGACCGTGCACGAAATCTTTTGCCAAAAAATAtctatgaaagaagaaaaaaccctaaaaagggAGTTGACACTCGGGAGAGAGTCGAGATTCTCTATCAATGTGGGTGCAACCTTACATGGTGAGGTCCAATGAAGTGAAATCTCTACCCCATCTGTACATCTCTTACAAGGGGTTACAAGACCAAATGTCAGATGAGTAGTGATTCCATTTCATTGACCCTTCCCCACATAGAATGACACCCAACGTAGGCAGAGGATCTCAGCAcagctagggatgtaaatgaatagcggaaatccatttttgtattcgtgtccgtattcgtttagcactatctgaatccatccgaaagctaaacagatacgaataCGAATACAAATatggatagactatagctattcaaaaagctatatttacatgtaaacggataaaatattctaTCTgtatccgtccgaaagctaatcgaatgcggatacagatatagcactatctgaaccGAATCGAATCCGTTCACATCCCTAAGCACAGCCCCACCCCTCCCTAAAAGTAATCACTCTTACCCCTACTataaaaaatgaatagaatATCCCCATTCCCTCCCCAAAAGTAAGAACTCCCTAAACCCTACCCTATCTGCAGTTCACTCCTCATAACAAAACTATCCCAAACAAACATCCCATCATTACCATCAAACCAGCCTTCAAACCAGAACCACTACTAGTGGGAGCCATTGCACGGCCTTCATTTTCCATTGGAGAGGGTGCAGGAGAGATACCCATGTAGCCACGTTTCGCAGACAACACAACCACGATCAGCTTTTGGCCCTTCTCGCAGTGTCCCTTAGCTCCGCTAATGAAATAGAAAGGACCAGATCGGTCTAGCTTTACCTTGGTGTTCACCTCCTTGTACTTAGCAATTGGTGTTGTTGTGTTGCAGGCCATATAGTCCTTCTTAGTCACTTGCAACACCGAATCCTTTTGGGAATCGAGTTTCCAAACTGCAGAACGAAGCAAACCATGTAAAAAAGAAGAGTTATTGTTTGTcagagaaaacagagaaagagaagaaaaaaagtccCTGAGCAAAAGATTGCATTTTTACCAAGCGAATCGTCTATTTGGAAACGAGATGCTTCAGCCCATCGGTTCAGAGATTCAGAATCAGAAGTTGGGATCTTCCATGCATCGTTCTTGTTTCCAACCAAAATGTCTCTAGCTTCTGAGAAGCTGAAGAGAAGAAATACAAGCACCAAAGATGAAGGAATAGCTCTTGAGAATGCCATGAGAGCCAGGCTTTGTATAGAAATCTATAGGAGATCACTGTGAGAGTCTATAAAAAGAGAGAGTATGGCGCACTTAAGACGAAGTCAGATGCTGGCCTCTATATAAGGActggaaaaggaaaaatagcCGTTGAATCAGGCTCGTAACCCAGGTTCGGTTTTAGATTCGGAGAGGTCGGAAGCTGGTTTTAAAGGACATTTGGGCGATAAGTTTCACCTGATGGTTGAGGAAGAAGGCTGATGAGTGGTGGGAATCGTCGGTTTCTGACAGTGACAACGGTTAAAAAACAGGGAAAAGAAGCACAAAAAACCAACCTCGAGCGAAGTGacattattatcattattaaaGTACTCTTAACTCTTAAACACTAACTAAGCTATATGATTAAGAAGAGTTAAAAACAAAGTGGGCCAGTCACTTTATGCGATGATGCTATGGACCTATGGCCAAAAGTGTCATATGCTATGGGCCTATGGCATGCACTCATAAAGCTCAAAGCAAAACCAACCGGGGGTTTAAGGACAGCATGGAAGTATGGGTCCTACGGGACACTGCGTATGGGcaaaagaaattttgaaaattgggGTCACGAGAATGGTGCAGGACCTGCAGGAGTATCTGTCCAGCACTAACAAACACGAAACACGAGACAGTGGTTTCTGAAAAAACTTCACTGCTGTTTTGGTCACCTCTTGAATATGCCTACTACAGTACTACTTAACGGATGTAAATAGGTACCCGAAAATCTGTAACCGATTCGTGTTCGAATCTGAATCCgaaattttggttttcaaaatatatCTGAATTCGTCTAAATATAATCGGATTCAGATTAGATATTTTCATTTCGGACTGGATAATATTCCAGTTAATTTACTATCTTATTGTAAAAACATATTATATATTACTATGTAACTTTTATTATAAACACTTTTATATAGATATTTTGATAATATATCTAATCCTAAGTTttaatccaaaccctaactatTAGTCAATATAGGTTAGTTTCATTTACTAATTGGATAGTTTATCGGATCGGATAATATTCGGATATTTGATAAACTCCCGAATTCGAATATgatattaatttttaaaattccatTGGATATCGGATCGAGCACGTATATGTCATTTGGTAAACAAATTCAAATTCAGATAGTAGTAAatccgaaccgaatccaatccgtttacatttATCGGATCGGATAATATTCGGATATTTGATAAACTCCCAAATTCGAATatgatattaattttttaaattccaTTGGATATCGGATCGAGTACGTATATGTCATTTGGTAAACAGATTCGAATTTAGATAGTAGTAAatccgaaccgaatccaatctgtttacatccctactactACTTGGTAAGTTCAGTTGTCAATACGTATGGTtattttacccccaaaaaaaaaacgattaATTGGGTTAGATGGCAATATTACTTTTTAAAATTCAGCCTAAGTTAATGCGTATAACAATAATATAATACATGTTTAATATGGTCACTCTGTAAATAAAAATATGAGTATATATATtcatggacaaagttttcctccacctatagaggatggttcacccaccatcctagcgttcacaaacccctcctagggttttagtatatatgtttcaaaataccctctcaaAACCCATTCCTGCCCTCTCCCATCAGGTGTATAAATAGTGATTTCAAATCCAAAGGTTAATTGTACTCTGACAACTTTATGTAAGGCAGAgtttggttttttgggggtgataatGGAAAAGTTGACAGgtcggtgaatgggatcctatTCATCATGGatgaagggaaactcggtcctataTTCATAACAGACATGAATTAGAATTGAGATAAATTTTAgttaaaaaatttctttcataaAACTACAAGGTGCAAAGTTCTCTGCCCAGGAGCGCATAGGGACGCAGGTTACGCCCAGAGACATGGGGTGGGGCACGATAGTCATTTTAGTTATTCAAAGGGGCGGGAcaatcatttcacccaccctcatgtgtcCGGGCACATCCTGCGCCTcagtgcagagaacattttcccaaacTACGTACAGGTACACATTTTCAGCTTTGGTGGAGGAAGGCAAACGATTATAGTCTCCATTTATTGTATATCACAGATACCAGAAAGTGTAAGTACAAATTCTACTCCGTCTTAGAAAGTTTTTGTTTGGATTCATATACATTCTTCAATATTTGCACAAAAAGGTGAATTGAACAACAATCTTTAACCCATTGTTCCCTATTTAGATATTACATTGATGAGTGGCAAGTTTTTATCAAATGTTTGAGATCATTATGCTAGGCCATTGAGTGGCACGTCAATGGAGGTGTTGCTAATGTCTAAACTAACTGATAAAACCATGGAAGTTAAGATAAGAAACACCAATTTCACACAAGGGTCTAAAATCTACATGAGACTTCACAGGAAAATATGatttgcagagaagaagaagggggcagGGGTTCAATAGCCTCAGATGGAGTATCCTCACCACTGCAATCGCTGTTCGAacggaaatggagaagaagaagaggaacggAGAGTGTTCCTGCCACAATTGCCTTAGATGGAACTTCCCGCTGATGCAATTAGTCGGGAACGGAGACAGAAAAGAGGTTGGGGGCAGGGGGTATTGAGCCTTAGATGAAGACTCGCCAACCGCCACTAAACTCAAACGGgaaaggagatggagaagagtaAGGGGGCAGCCGCTAAGGTCCCGTTTGGTAACACCTCCGTtctgggagaatgttcttttcaCAGAAGTGCTCTTTTTCGATTCTGTGCTGTGAGAATAATCTCATGGAAGAGAAACAGTGTTTGGTAAAACTGTTACATTTCTGTTCCACGAatagaaaaagaatagaaacagTGTTTGGCAgacattttacaaaatcacttcttttatacaaaaaattacataaatgtcATTATGTTCGTTATCCTTAAGAACTCATCTTGTTCTCTTTGAGACCATTTTGCTGTCTCATTCAGCAGGACTCTTGATGAAGATGTCATTTTGCTAACattgaataaaatataattaattagttCCCTAATTGATTTACAAACAACAACCATCAATACAAATCCTATATTTCTAGCATGCTATAAACTTCATCAATCATTAAGTTCTAGCCTTCAATTGAAATTGAACAACTTATAATTTTTCTCATGCATTAACATATAATACGATATTATAGACTCGGGATTTTGGGTTCTAGACTCGGGAAGAGCGAGGGTTTTGCGTGTTTGTTTTTTAACATAACCAACTTAAGTTTAAATATAATACGATATTATATGTGTATAATACAAGAACCATAAAAAATTGCAACTTATACCGTATAAATGCACTTCTACGACAAAATATGTTGTATTTAATCAAACATTCGAATAAGCATATTACACGCGTATAACTAAGGTCTATTATTAGGTAGAGAGGAGGTTAAACaatcttctatttctttcttcgtatggtaaaataaaaggaaggagCGAGTTTCTCTGCAACCATAGTGGGGAGGGAATCTCCACACCCATTTCTATTGGTGTCATCTATATACGATTCTAAGTATTGGTGGCATATCGGATGATATGTATTAGTATTGTCAGAGATCGATACCAATGGTATCGATATGGATCTAGTGTAACAGTCAAAAAGtggtttattttttaatatatgttcGATACTGGCATTCTAGAGTCGAGAAGAGTGGGGGTTTTGCATATTTTGGGtttttcgtttttgtttttttaacatgCCCAGCTTAAGTTTAAACGTATAATATGTTTAATACATATTATATGTGTATAATACGAGAACTATTAAAAATCGTGGTTTTTACCGTATAAGTGCATTTCACGGTAAAATACATTTTATTCGATCAAACATTCAGATATGCATATTATACACGTATAACTAAGGTCTATTATTGGGTAGGGAGGAGGTTAAAcaatcttttgtttctttcttcgtATGGTAAGATAGAAGGAAGGAGTAAGTTTCTTTGCAACCATGGTGGGGAGGGAATCTTCACACCCATTTCTATTGGTGTCTTCTATGATTCTAAGTATTGGTGGTATATCGATTGATATGTATTAGTACTGTCGGAGATCGATACCAATGATAACGATATAGATCGATTGCAACAATCAAAATGTGGTTCATTTTATAATATATGTTCGATATGGGCCCAATCCATATTTTATCGATCTACCTATTAATTTTTGTGCCATCAGATTGCATTAGGGAGGAATAATTTAAAGTTTGGGTAGGAATGCAATGATAAGCCAAGACTCCAATAACATGGTCACGTCACCAATTGGGGAAGTAATTTCTCTACTGCTTCAAAAGAACGTCCTAGTGAACAAGACTCCCGCTTACTatagggtctgggaggggcaaatatAGGTAGACTTGCCCTTGCCTCGTAGAGAGGCTAATTCCATTAAGTCACTAGTGAAGAAAAACTTAGtcctaaaagaaaatttataaaatcatTAAAATCCAGTTGTAATAATTGGTGAAATAGAAATGGACCTATTCCTTCACCTATGTTTATCATTGCACTTGAATGGGTGTTTGGAATGGTAAACAATATTTTGAACCTCCAACATATTGGAGGGAGTGATGATGACCTTAGATTCGTAGGTGAACCTTTCACCTTGGGTgaacttttaaaaaataatctATTTTTAAAGCATATAACACACTTTTCTTTTCAATACGAATCATGTTAATTATTAGGTGTGGCCAGATGTTGGGGAAATAGAGAGATGTGGTTGAAGGGAGATCATAGAAAGaatgagagggagaaggaaCTTGAGGAATAGTCAAAAAGAGAATAAGGAGATTGTGGAGGGAGGGAGAGTCAAGTGTCAACAAGTATATAATgtgttttggatatgaaaatCTTATGCGATGTGTTTTAGTGTCTAACATATTTGTTTATATGCTAAGAGAATGATGAAACCTAAGTTCTTGAGGTTGAATCATTGATGGAAGAAACGACATGTTGAGGGACATTCGTGATGAAACTACGGGCATTTGTGTGAAGAAAAATTGAATAACCTCAAAGCTAGATCAAGTTGAAGAATTTTTTAACTTTAAGAGTGGAAGAAGAACTTTGATGATCATATCCAGCATGATTACATGAACTACTTAAATTCTTCTCATATTTAGTAAGAGATGTTCTTATTGACATCCATAAGGTGTCAAATACTATGTAAcgttattattattagggagaatgttctctgtatcGCAGTgtagcctgtgcaggggggtagggtggcCATTGCgtctgcacccaggcacatggcgGCACAGAGGAAAGTGcccctattattattattgccTTTTTAGTATGGTAGCAAGTGGGAGAAGAATGGACTAAAAAAGATCCTAATTTTCAATCCTACTCGAATAGTTAAACCCAAGAATCGATGCTCAATGAGCTTAGATTGATGTTGGATGGGAATCTGTTGATGTCGAGTGACTACCGACCAAGAGTCAATCAAGGCCCGTGGTCACTCGATGTCGATGGTACCTCATTGAACGTCGAAAAATTCTTATTACATGTTGACTTATCCTAGTGAAAACCGgattttgtttttgggcctGTTTTGAGCTTGGGCCAAGTCTAGACCGGATTGGTCTGTCcaatatgaaaattaaaaataccTTAAAAACTTTCAAAAATTATGAATTTTATCAAAACACACCGCGTTGAAAACTTGTTTTATGGCTAACAACTATGGTTTTTGACCCGACAAACTCTACTAAAGTTACGTCTGTCAATTCATGCCAAATACTTTGGTTTAATCGAAGCAAAATGTATAAGAGATCCTAAAGCTACTGAGGAAAACCTTATCCACGTCCACAAGACCTTGTTCATCATTACAATGGAAATGAAATATTTACACATGTATCTCCATATATATTTGTGATTGTCTATGACATTCTAACAAGTATTGTATATTCTGCAATAATCTTAAATCTCTATTTTACCACTTTGACAAGTTTTAATTTAATTGAATCTTGACATGTGAATAAGTAACCTATTATTTATCTCGGAACAAGCAAACAACTAACCCTACATATTATACAACCTCCAAAGCAACCTATGGTAACCCAAATATATTTTAGGAATATATAATGAGAATTCGTCGTAGACATTGAAATATTGAATgcgtttcaaatttcaataataaaGGTATTCATGAATGGTAAGTtacaaaaagtactaaaaattCTCTTTCATTAGTTTAATG
The nucleotide sequence above comes from Telopea speciosissima isolate NSW1024214 ecotype Mountain lineage chromosome 3, Tspe_v1, whole genome shotgun sequence. Encoded proteins:
- the LOC122656204 gene encoding early nodulin-like protein 1 translates to MAFSRAIPSSLVLVFLLFSFSEARDILVGNKNDAWKIPTSDSESLNRWAEASRFQIDDSLVWKLDSQKDSVLQVTKKDYMACNTTTPIAKYKEVNTKVKLDRSGPFYFISGAKGHCEKGQKLIVVVLSAKRGYMGISPAPSPMENEGRAMAPTSSGSGLKAGLMVMMGCLFGIVLL